From Lolium rigidum isolate FL_2022 unplaced genomic scaffold, APGP_CSIRO_Lrig_0.1 contig_54755_1, whole genome shotgun sequence:
GCTAAGTGTTGGctgtggatgggtatatataggggagggctttagtcccggttggcgcagccaaccgcgactaaaggccttcggagcacctttagtcgcggttggcctggccagccGCGCTCaagcccacgtgcaccggctggccaccgagcgccacaggcccaggcctttggtcgcggttcgccacacgaacctcgACTAAAGAccacattagtcgcggttcctttaccttcgcgactaatggggcttcccggaagcctgtttttctaccagtgtacgGAAAAACAACCAGCCGGTTAAAGGACCTGGAGGAATCGGCCTACCTCAAGGACGACGTGTTCAGAGTTAGGTGCGACCTAACGGTGACGAAGGAGATCTTCACGGGGCTCATCACGCCTCCCGCAGTCGTGGTGCCGCCGTCAGACATGCACCACGATCTCGCCTGGCTCCTCTCGTCCGGCGAGGGCTCCGACGTCGCCTTCGAGGTCGGCGGGGAGACGTTCCCCGCGCACATGTACATCCTCGCCGCCCGGTCCTCCGTCTTCAGGGCGGAGCTCCTCAGTCCGATGAAGGAGAACGCCGCCGCTCGCGTGCGGATCGATGACATGGATCCCAAAGCGTTCAGAGCTATGCTGCACTTCGTATACACCGACTCGTTGGCCGAGGGTAGCACGGTAGCCATGGCTCAGCACTTGCTCGTGGCGGCGGACAGGTACGACATGAAGAGGCTCAAGTTGATCTGCGAGGAGAAGCTCTGCAACAACCTCTGCAGAAGGACGGTGGCTAATACGTTAGCGCTGGCCGAGCAGCACGGTTGCGGTGCGCTCAAGAAGGCATGCTTCAAGTTTCTCACCTCTCCGGGAAATTTTAAAGCAGTTAGGGCGTGCCAGGGATTTCAGCACCTCAAGAGGAGTTGCCCCTCCGTTCTGGAGGAGTTGATCGCCATTCTTGCTCCGTGACATCTCTTACTAGCTGGAGAACTCATGAAAATTGGATATTGCCATCATGCTAGTATTTCTTTTTGTAGAAGATACTATTTATGCAACTACTCCTAAAGTTGGAGTTGGAAACACCACTCCTCAAACATATTTGAATCTGATTCCAATTGTCCCAAAGAGATATGCGAAAACACTTCGTAAACTTT
This genomic window contains:
- the LOC124681748 gene encoding BTB/POZ and MATH domain-containing protein 2-like, producing YGKTTSRLKDLEESAYLKDDVFRVRCDLTVTKEIFTGLITPPAVVVPPSDMHHDLAWLLSSGEGSDVAFEVGGETFPAHMYILAARSSVFRAELLSPMKENAAARVRIDDMDPKAFRAMLHFVYTDSLAEGSTVAMAQHLLVAADRYDMKRLKLICEEKLCNNLCRRTVANTLALAEQHGCGALKKACFKFLTSPGNFKAVRACQGFQHLKRSCPSVLEELIAILAP